The Ovis aries strain OAR_USU_Benz2616 breed Rambouillet chromosome 2, ARS-UI_Ramb_v3.0, whole genome shotgun sequence nucleotide sequence CTGAGCCCGATGGCGGGGGGACTAGCTTGTGAGTAACTGGGCTGCTGGCCTTGTCCCAGCTCTGGGCCTGGAAGGGGTGCgtggggagagagggatggaAGCTCTGCTTGCGTGTACGCACGTGGGGGACATGGGTGCCAGGGGGCACAGGCAAAGGCTGAGAGTGCAGAGCCTGGGGACGTACTGTGGGTCCTGGTTCTACAGATTGAGAGGCAGTGGCCATGGCCTGGGTTGGGTGGGGGTCCGCCTTTTCCCTGTGGCTTAGGCAGCATcccctgtgtgactttggactaGTCCTGtcccctttctgggcctcagtctcctcatgtATGAAATGTGGCCCCCCACCCTGGAAAATGTGGTTTTGTTGGCGTAGCCCCTGGGTGACTGTGGTGCTCCCCCCCAAAGTAGACTGGCCATGACCCCGGGGGGCCCTGAGCTGGTGCCCTGGGACGGCTGAGCCCACCTTCTCCGCAGGTCACCGGCTGGAGGACAACCCTGGCGTGCGGCGGCACCTGGTCAAGAAGCCATCTCGGACACAGAGTGGGAGGGGCAGCGCCAGTGGCCTGGCCCCCGTCCTGCGCAGgaagaagaagcagcagcagctggaccGGCGGCCCCATGAGGTACCAGACCCTGCAGGGATGGGCCTTTCGGTTCCTCTCGcctctcttcccaccttctccctccctccctgcctgcctggcccATCACCCACATCCCCAGGACAGCCGGGCCCACTTGCGGCCCCCCAGGCCCTCACCCTGGGCACCTCACCCTGGACACCTCACCCCAGGTGTTTGTGGAGCTGAACGAGCTGATGCTGGATCGCAGCCAGGAGCCCCACTGGCGGGAGACGGCCCGCTGGATCAAGTTTGAGGAGGATGTGGAGGAAGAGACGGAGCGCTGGGGGAAGCCCCACGTGGCCTCGCTCTCCTTCCGAAGCCTGCTGGAACTCAGGAGGACCATAGCCCACGGTAGGAGCGCTGCAGAGCTCGTCCGGTGCCAGGCTGCCCAGCTCCTGGGATGATGCCCTGGGGCCAGGCAAGGCCTGGCTGCCCCTCGGGAATGTGGGGTCTGCACAGCCGTACTCTGAGGGGCGGGGCTGTGCCTGGGGACCTGGCTCTATACCTGCGGCACGGTAGGTATCTGTCCAGGCAGTAAGCCGACAGATGACCTCTCTCTGGGCAAGGAGGGGCCGTGCCCTCACCCCGTGctctctttttccatccctttcgGGCTGGGCTGTGGCCATGTGGAACTGTGTATCTGCCTGGGCATATGGGATGCTATGCTCACCCAGCATACTTGCCTGCCCCTGGGGGAGCAAGGCCACTGTTGGGGGGTGGTGTTTCTATGTCTAATGGGAATGAGATCCCTTCCCCGTCTGTTCCCCCAGGGGCTGCCCTTCTTGACCTGGAGCAGACCACTCTGCCAGGCATCGCGCACCTCGTGGTGGAGACTATGATTGTGTCTGACCAGATCCGGCCGGAGGACAGGGCCAGTGTCCTTCGCACTCTGCTGCTGAAACACAGGTGCCAGGCTGGAGCGCCAGGGAGGGGGGATGGCCTTCAGGTTCAGCTGCCTTCCAGGAACACAGACTCTCTCGAGTGGCTGTTTCCAGTCTGCTTGAATACCTTAAGCGACGGAGAGCTCATTCCTTCACCCATTAGAAAGTATCAACTATTAGAAAGTTCCTTCTTACACTGAGGTAGAGGGAATGGAAGCCCCGACCCTCCATATGTCATTTTCCCATGACCTCAGGCCACCAAGGACCTCTCCTGCTCACCTGCCTGCCCCCTCTGTTCTCTCTCCAGCCATCCCAATGATGACAAGGACAGTGGCTTCTTTCCCCGAAATGCGTCCAGCTCCAGTGTGAACTCGGTCCTAGGGAATCACCACCCAACCCCCAGCCACGGCCCTGACGGTGCAGTGCCCACCATGGCTGATGACCTGGGGGAGCCAGCCCCACTCTGGCCTCACGACCCTGAGGCCAAGGAGGTCAGTTGCTTTGCTCTGACCTGGGCTGGGGGACAGCAAGGCTTTCATTGAGTGGATCAGGAAGGTTGGATGCTTGGTGCCAAGCTAGGCATGGAGAAACAGGAGGTTTAAGTGGGATCATGgggcagggccaggggagccAGTTAAATAAGATAAAGCTGCGGTGGTGGTGGGGCTTGGAGGAGGGGTCCAGATCCTGGGCTGGTCCCCTCCTGCTGTGGGGCACATCACCAGGAGCCCCCACCTTGGCTGGGTTGGGGGCAGTGAGGGGAGAAAGCAAGGCCCAGATCCAGGGGTTGGAGGCAGAGTCCAGGCCTGGAGCAAGGGATGGGAGGGCCTGCCACGGCCTCCGGTCTGGGTCCCAGCCCTATTCCAGTTCTGCGTCCTCAGAAGCCCCTGCACATGCCTGGGGGAGATGGTCACCGGGGGAAAAGCCTGAAGCTGCTGGAGAAGATCCCTGAAGATGCTGAGGCTACTGTTGTGCTCGTGGGTAAGGAGGGCTGGGCACTGGGGATAGGGGTTACGGGGCGTGGATGCCTCCACTGCAGTCTGCTTGTCTTGACTTTGGCCAGACCCTCAAtctgccccttctcttcctctcagcCCATCTTGCCCCAGCCTTTTCTTCCCTAATCCTCTGTCTGCTTCCTGTTCAGTTTTCTGCTATCTTGGCCTGCTGCTAGTCCATCTAGCACCTTTGTGAGAATCAGACAAAGGCACCTCTTCCTTAATACCCTTGATTTCCACCTGTtggtaaattataataaatatacaaacataGGGCTTCTTTAGATTGGGGTTCCTTTATGCAGTATGCAACCTGCTCAACTGGTACATGATGGCCCCAAATATCCCCCGCAGGGCCTGCCTTGACTGTTCCCCTTTGCCCAGCACCCTGCGCCTTGCTCTCCCTCCAGGCTGTGTGCCTTTCTTGGAGCAGCCAGCGGCCGCCTTTGTGCGCCTGAACGAGGCCGTACTCTTGGAGTCTGTGCTTGAGGTCCCCGTGCCAGTTCGCTTCCTCTTCGTGATGCTGGGGCCAAGCCACACCAGCACCGACTATCATGAGCTTGGGCGCTCCATTGCCACCCTCATGTCTGACAAGGTGGGTCTTGTTCCCCGGAGCCCTGTTTGTTCCCCATCCCTTTCACTGCCCCCCAGTGGTACCCACGGATGCAGGGGTGCTATGCGTCCCCTGGATGGAGGCAGTACTCTGGAGTGGTGGTGGCAGCTGTGAGGTAAGACAGAAAAGGGAGCCTTGGGCCGGGGGACAGGGAGGTGGATGCAGGAGAGAAGCCCAGACTCCGAAGCTTTGGATGTGATAGGAGGCTTGAAAGGGAGGCAGGATTCTCCAGGGCTTGGACAGGAGGGCCCTCTAGCCAGGGATGGTGTTCAAAATACTTACTGACCAGCAGGCTGTGGGCACTCTCCAATCAAAATGGAGGTTGGATTGTTAAGGCCATGCTGGGCATCACTGTTGAATTGTGGAAAAGTCTGGAGACTCTCCCAGGAGGATAGAGAACGCTCCCCAGGGTGAGGGGTGGTGTTCAGGGCCGTGGCTCCCTGCCAGAAGGGACCTGGGTCAGAGCTCTGACCAGCATCCTGGACCTGTGTGTGTGGCTGAACATCCCCTTTGCCTCTGGCTCTGTGATGGCCCAACACCTCCTCCCTGAAGGCCCCCCTCCCTGGGCCGTGGGCTCAgcccctgcctctcctgcctccagctATTCCACGAGGCTGCCTACCAGGCGGACGACCGGCAGGACCTCCTGAGCGCCATCAGCGAGTTCCTGGATGGCAGCATCGTGATTCCCCCGTCCGAGGTGGAAGGCCGAGACCTGCTGCGCTCCGTGGCTGCCTTCCAGCGCGAGCTGCTCAGAAAGCGCCGGGAGCGTGAGCAGACCAAAGCCGAGCTGACCACCCAGGGTGGCTACGTGGCCCCCGGGAAAGGTCTGACCCTATGGGGCCCGGGGCCCCCTGCACGCATGTCTCCCTGGCCCCGTCTAACTCCTGAGTCCTGCACTCCGGCTTCCAATCCCTGACCCACGTCTCTGCCCTgggacctgggctgggaaggatgCAGCCCAGGGCCTGCTCCCAGCACGAGGTTCCAGCAGCCCCTGTGTTCCCCCAGAACTGTCGATGGAACTGGGGAGCTCTGAGGCCGCCCCTGATGATGACCCCCTGCTACGGACTGGCTCGGTGTTTGGGGGGCTTGTCCGGGACGTGAAGCGCCGGTACCCGCACTACCCCAGTGACCTGCGGGACGCCCTGCACTCCCAGTGTGTGGCCGCCGTGCTCTTCATCTACTTCGCTGCCCTCAGCCCCGCCATCACCTTCGGGGGGCTGCTaggtgaggggcaggaggagaggtgaGGGGACTCAGTGTCACCTGCAGCGTTCCTGGGCCAGGGGTTCCCGTGGTCACTTCCGGGATGCCTGTAATGTGAGAGGGAGTGGGGCATCTGGTGACCACCTGGGGGGCTGGTGCTGATGGTGGTGAGGGGGCACTGCTCTGTATTTCCTGGGTCCTCAGGTTAggggcgggcttccctggtggctcagatggtaaagaatccgcctgcagtgggggagacctgggttcgatccctgggttaggaagattcccctggaggagagcatggcagcccactttagtattcttgcctggaaaaatccccatggacagaggaggctggcgggctacagttcatgcggttgcaaagagtcaggcatgactgagcgactcagcataACACAGGACAGGTTAGGGGAAACTAGATGAGAAAGGGGGGCCAGGTGGAAGGAGCCGGGCAACAGCTATCCCACTGACCCTCGCTCTCTCCAGGGGAGAAGACAGAGGGGCTGATGGGTGTGTCTGAGCTGATCGTGTCCACGGCTGTGCTTGGCGTCCTCTTTTCTCTGCTGGGGGCCCAGCCGCTGCTCGTGGTCGGCTTCTCGGGGCCACTGCTCGTCTTTGAAGAAGCCTTCTTCAAGGTGACTGCCACCCAGTCCCTCCCCAGGGGTCACCCGCTCTGCCTTGTCCCCCTGGCCCAGGTGATGGGCCTCGGGGGTGGCCCCCTCCACTCCCTCGGGGCTCACCTGTCCCCCCTGTCCCGTGGGGCCCTGATGGTCAGGGCAGATGGCTGTGGGTAAGTGCCTCTCTCTGCTGATCTCTAGTTCTGCCGGGCCCAGGACTTGGAGTATCTCACGGGCCGTGTGTGGGTTGGCCTCTGGCTGGTGGTCTTTGTCCTCGCCCTAGTGGCCGCGGAAGGCAGCTTCCTGGTCCGCTACATCTCACCTTTCACCCAGGAGATCTTCGCCTTCCTCATCTCGCTCATTTTCATCTATGAGACCTTCCACAAGCTCTACAAGGTGGCAGCCCCCAGAGGTCTTGGGGGTGGGTTTATGTGGGGGCTGGGCAGCGCCCTGGATGGGGTGTGGAGTACCAGAGGGGGAGGGGACAAGGAGGAAGGCTGTGGGCGTTGGCAGGGTGAGGATGCTCTCAGCCAGATTTGAGCTGAAGCGCGGGAGTCAAAGCCAGAGGTTTAAAGTCTGGGATTTGCCTGCACCGGTATGGGAAGAAAGGGGGGCCCTGTAGTGCTTCTGGGCTGGGGGTCCTTGGGTCACTGTGTGTAGAGGAGTggcttgggtgtgtgtgtgagatggagCTGGATGTCCTGTGTTATGTTGCCTGGTCAGgtgtgggaggggaggggcccgCCCTCTCTCTCACAGGTGTGTACTGATGCTGTGAAGTCAGGCTCACCTACCCAGGTGAGCACTGGGGCAACCTTGTAACCCACCCAGGTGTTCACGGAGCACCCACTGCTGCCATTCTACCCCCCTGAGGGAGCCCTGGAGGCGGAGCTGGACCTGAATGCGAGTGCCCTGCCCCCCACCGAGGGGCCGCCAGGCCCCAGGAACCAGCCCAACACGGCTCTGCTGTCCCTCATCCTCATGCTGGGGACCTTCCTCATCGCCTTCTTCCTGCGCAAGTTCAGAAACAGCCGCTTCCTGGGTGGCAAGGTGTGTGGTTGGCAGGAGTAGGGCCTGTAGGGTCCCTGTGGGCGTCCCTCCATTCCTGCTGGCATCATCGGGCTCTGCTCTGGAGAGGAGGGGCTCCTCCCTTCTCCTGGTCATGGGAGAACCCAGCCAAGTCCATGCAGCCCTCCGCCCCTGTCTGAAGCCCTCAAAGTGTGACCAGGAGAGGAATGCCCTCCTGGGCTGGCTGGGCACCTGTGGGGTTTAAAGGGACAGGTCAGTGGACTTCTGGCTCctgctcaggcttccctgatagctcagctggtaaaaaatccgcctccagtgcaggagacctgagtttgatccctgggttgggaggatcctctggagaagggaatggcaacccactccagtattcttacctggagaatcccatggacagaggagcctgctgggctacagtccatggggtctcaaagagtcagacatgacagagtgaataatgctgctactaCTGCAGGCTCAAGAAGGGTCTGGGCAATAAGC carries:
- the SLC4A3 gene encoding anion exchange protein 3 isoform X3; translated protein: MTSPLEEITEPKGASSPGPGGAEGQVPGRAPAPSPRDSLTSEDLEMFVLDFEDYDLWESIRGQLSPMAGGLACHRLEDNPGVRRHLVKKPSRTQSGRGSASGLAPVLRRKKKQQQLDRRPHEVFVELNELMLDRSQEPHWRETARWIKFEEDVEEETERWGKPHVASLSFRSLLELRRTIAHGAALLDLEQTTLPGIAHLVVETMIVSDQIRPEDRASVLRTLLLKHSHPNDDKDSGFFPRNASSSSVNSVLGNHHPTPSHGPDGAVPTMADDLGEPAPLWPHDPEAKEKPLHMPGGDGHRGKSLKLLEKIPEDAEATVVLVGCVPFLEQPAAAFVRLNEAVLLESVLEVPVPVRFLFVMLGPSHTSTDYHELGRSIATLMSDKLFHEAAYQADDRQDLLSAISEFLDGSIVIPPSEVEGRDLLRSVAAFQRELLRKRREREQTKAELTTQGGYVAPGKELSMELGSSEAAPDDDPLLRTGSVFGGLVRDVKRRYPHYPSDLRDALHSQCVAAVLFIYFAALSPAITFGGLLGEKTEGLMGVSELIVSTAVLGVLFSLLGAQPLLVVGFSGPLLVFEEAFFKFCRAQDLEYLTGRVWVGLWLVVFVLALVAAEGSFLVRYISPFTQEIFAFLISLIFIYETFHKLYKVFTEHPLLPFYPPEGALEAELDLNASALPPTEGPPGPRNQPNTALLSLILMLGTFLIAFFLRKFRNSRFLGGKARRIIGDFGIPISILVMVLVDYSITDTYTQKLTVPTGLSVTSPSKRTWFIPPLGSARPFPPWMMVAAAVPALLVLILIFMETQITALIVSQKARRLLKGSGFHLDLLLIGSLGGLCGLFGLPWLTAATVRSVTHVNALTVMRTAIAPGDKPQIQEVREQRVTGVLIASLVGLSIVMGAVLRRIPLAVLFGIFLYMGVTSLSGIQLSQRLLLILMPAKHHPEQPYVTKVKTWRMHLFTCIQLGCIALLWVVKSTAASLAFPFVLLLTVPLRRCLLPRLFQDRELQALDSEDAEPNFDEDGQDEYNELHMPV
- the SLC4A3 gene encoding anion exchange protein 3 isoform X2 — its product is MANGVIPPPGGASPLPQVRVPLEEPPLSPDMEEDDDLGKTLAVSRFGDLISKPPAWDPEKPSRSYSERDFEFHRHTSHHTHHPLSARLPPPHKLRRLPPTSARQTRRKRKKEKTSAPPSEGTPPIQEEGGAGVDEEEEEEEEEGESEAEPAEPPPPGSPPKAKFSIGSDEDDSPGLSGRAAFTKPLPLVGPSSDKSPQHSVSSPSPRARISRVTGEKGRPWSPSASYDLRERLCPGSALGGPGGPEQQVPTDEAEAQMLGSADLDDMKSHRLEDNPGVRRHLVKKPSRTQSGRGSASGLAPVLRRKKKQQQLDRRPHEVFVELNELMLDRSQEPHWRETARWIKFEEDVEEETERWGKPHVASLSFRSLLELRRTIAHGAALLDLEQTTLPGIAHLVVETMIVSDQIRPEDRASVLRTLLLKHSHPNDDKDSGFFPRNASSSSVNSVLGNHHPTPSHGPDGAVPTMADDLGEPAPLWPHDPEAKEKPLHMPGGDGHRGKSLKLLEKIPEDAEATVVLVGCVPFLEQPAAAFVRLNEAVLLESVLEVPVPVRFLFVMLGPSHTSTDYHELGRSIATLMSDKLFHEAAYQADDRQDLLSAISEFLDGSIVIPPSEVEGRDLLRSVAAFQRELLRKRREREQTKAELTTQGGYVAPGKELSMELGSSEAAPDDDPLLRTGSVFGGLVRDVKRRYPHYPSDLRDALHSQCVAAVLFIYFAALSPAITFGGLLGEKTEGLMGVSELIVSTAVLGVLFSLLGAQPLLVVGFSGPLLVFEEAFFKFCRAQDLEYLTGRVWVGLWLVVFVLALVAAEGSFLVRYISPFTQEIFAFLISLIFIYETFHKLYKVFTEHPLLPFYPPEGALEAELDLNASALPPTEGPPGPRNQPNTALLSLILMLGTFLIAFFLRKFRNSRFLGGKARRIIGDFGIPISILVMVLVDYSITDTYTQKLTVPTGLSVTSPSKRTWFIPPLGSARPFPPWMMVAAAVPALLVLILIFMETQITALIVSQKARRLLKGSGFHLDLLLIGSLGGLCGLFGLPWLTAATVRSVTHVNALTVMRTAIAPGDKPQIQEVREQRVTGVLIASLVGLSIVMGAVLRRIPLAVLFGIFLYMGVTSLSGIQLSQRLLLILMPAKHHPEQPYVTKLDSEDAEPNFDEDGQDEYNELHMPV
- the SLC4A3 gene encoding anion exchange protein 3 isoform X1, producing the protein MANGVIPPPGGASPLPQVRVPLEEPPLSPDMEEDDDLGKTLAVSRFGDLISKPPAWDPEKPSRSYSERDFEFHRHTSHHTHHPLSARLPPPHKLRRLPPTSARQTRRKRKKEKTSAPPSEGTPPIQEEGGAGVDEEEEEEEEEGESEAEPAEPPPPGSPPKAKFSIGSDEDDSPGLSGRAAFTKPLPLVGPSSDKSPQHSVSSPSPRARISRVTGEKGRPWSPSASYDLRERLCPGSALGGPGGPEQQVPTDEAEAQMLGSADLDDMKSHRLEDNPGVRRHLVKKPSRTQSGRGSASGLAPVLRRKKKQQQLDRRPHEVFVELNELMLDRSQEPHWRETARWIKFEEDVEEETERWGKPHVASLSFRSLLELRRTIAHGAALLDLEQTTLPGIAHLVVETMIVSDQIRPEDRASVLRTLLLKHSHPNDDKDSGFFPRNASSSSVNSVLGNHHPTPSHGPDGAVPTMADDLGEPAPLWPHDPEAKEKPLHMPGGDGHRGKSLKLLEKIPEDAEATVVLVGCVPFLEQPAAAFVRLNEAVLLESVLEVPVPVRFLFVMLGPSHTSTDYHELGRSIATLMSDKLFHEAAYQADDRQDLLSAISEFLDGSIVIPPSEVEGRDLLRSVAAFQRELLRKRREREQTKAELTTQGGYVAPGKELSMELGSSEAAPDDDPLLRTGSVFGGLVRDVKRRYPHYPSDLRDALHSQCVAAVLFIYFAALSPAITFGGLLGEKTEGLMGVSELIVSTAVLGVLFSLLGAQPLLVVGFSGPLLVFEEAFFKFCRAQDLEYLTGRVWVGLWLVVFVLALVAAEGSFLVRYISPFTQEIFAFLISLIFIYETFHKLYKVFTEHPLLPFYPPEGALEAELDLNASALPPTEGPPGPRNQPNTALLSLILMLGTFLIAFFLRKFRNSRFLGGKARRIIGDFGIPISILVMVLVDYSITDTYTQKLTVPTGLSVTSPSKRTWFIPPLGSARPFPPWMMVAAAVPALLVLILIFMETQITALIVSQKARRLLKGSGFHLDLLLIGSLGGLCGLFGLPWLTAATVRSVTHVNALTVMRTAIAPGDKPQIQEVREQRVTGVLIASLVGLSIVMGAVLRRIPLAVLFGIFLYMGVTSLSGIQLSQRLLLILMPAKHHPEQPYVTKVKTWRMHLFTCIQLGCIALLWVVKSTAASLAFPFVLLLTVPLRRCLLPRLFQDRELQALDSEDAEPNFDEDGQDEYNELHMPV